In Nonomuraea sp. NBC_00507, the following are encoded in one genomic region:
- a CDS encoding NAD(P)/FAD-dependent oxidoreductase: MATYVIVGAGLAGAKAAQTLREEGFDGEIVLIGAETERPYERPPLSKDYLQGKSEREKIFVHAPEWYPDNGVDLRLGIPVTRIELDHHVVRLGNGSRQPYDKLLIATGATPRRLPGPGHYLRTVDDSETLKERFEQAESVLIVGASWIGLETAAAARAAGRAVTVVEPEPTALNRALGPELGDVFARMHARKGVDLRFGTAAAEITDTGVRLSSGERLTADLVVVGIGAVPEVGLARDAGLEVEQGVLTDAALRTSHPDVFAAGDVAEPFHPLYGRRLRVEHWANALHGGPAAARSMLGQEVAYDAIPYFYTDQYELGMEFSGDIEGYDEIVYRGDVESLEFVAYWLRDSRVIAGMNVNVWDVVEEIQELIRSRAIVNPKELATGQS, from the coding sequence ATGGCCACATATGTGATCGTCGGAGCCGGGCTGGCCGGGGCCAAAGCCGCGCAGACACTGCGCGAGGAGGGCTTCGACGGCGAGATCGTGCTGATCGGTGCGGAAACCGAACGGCCCTATGAGAGACCGCCCCTGTCCAAGGACTACCTCCAGGGCAAGAGCGAACGAGAGAAGATCTTCGTGCACGCCCCCGAGTGGTACCCGGACAACGGCGTGGACCTGCGGCTCGGCATTCCGGTCACCCGCATCGAGCTCGATCACCATGTGGTCAGGCTCGGCAATGGGTCGCGCCAGCCGTACGACAAGCTGCTCATCGCCACCGGCGCCACGCCCAGGCGCCTGCCGGGGCCCGGCCACTACCTGCGCACGGTCGACGACAGCGAGACGCTGAAAGAACGCTTCGAGCAGGCCGAGAGCGTGCTCATCGTCGGCGCCTCCTGGATCGGCCTGGAGACCGCGGCGGCCGCCCGTGCCGCCGGCCGTGCCGTCACCGTCGTCGAGCCCGAGCCCACCGCGCTGAACCGGGCACTCGGCCCCGAACTGGGCGACGTGTTCGCCCGCATGCACGCGCGTAAAGGCGTCGACCTGCGCTTCGGCACCGCCGCCGCGGAGATCACCGACACCGGCGTGCGGCTCAGCTCCGGCGAGCGGCTCACCGCCGACCTCGTCGTGGTCGGCATCGGCGCCGTGCCCGAGGTCGGGCTCGCCCGCGACGCCGGGCTCGAGGTCGAACAGGGCGTCCTCACCGACGCGGCCCTGCGGACCTCGCACCCGGACGTGTTCGCGGCCGGCGACGTGGCCGAGCCCTTCCACCCCCTGTACGGCCGCCGCCTGCGCGTCGAGCACTGGGCCAACGCCCTGCACGGCGGCCCCGCGGCCGCCCGCTCCATGCTCGGCCAAGAGGTCGCCTACGACGCGATCCCGTACTTCTACACCGACCAGTACGAGCTCGGCATGGAGTTCTCCGGCGACATCGAGGGCTACGACGAGATCGTCTACCGCGGGGACGTCGAGAGCCTGGAGTTCGTCGCCTACTGGCTGCGCGACAGCCGGGTGATCGCCGGAATGAACGTCAACGTCTGGGACGTCGTCGAAGAGATCCAGGAGCTGATCAGATCACGCGCCATCGTCAACCCTAAGGAGTTGGCGACGGGGCAATCGTGA
- a CDS encoding DUF1003 domain-containing protein — MQTDHHFGRSWRSRWERHPGVRTGSRLTLGERAADRTRLVMGSWPFVITFLVVLAVWISGNGRHGFDPYPYILLNLVLSCLAGLQASVLLIAGRRSDQVASELAMHDYQTNKSTAVAIASLRSEVADLAAQLARVEALMRTRL, encoded by the coding sequence ATGCAGACCGATCACCACTTCGGCCGGTCCTGGCGAAGCCGCTGGGAGCGTCATCCGGGGGTCCGCACCGGCAGCCGGCTCACCCTCGGCGAACGGGCGGCCGACCGGACGCGGCTCGTCATGGGGTCGTGGCCGTTCGTCATCACTTTCCTCGTCGTGCTCGCCGTCTGGATCAGCGGCAACGGGCGGCACGGCTTCGACCCGTATCCGTACATCCTGCTCAATCTGGTGCTGTCGTGCCTGGCGGGACTGCAGGCGTCCGTCCTGCTCATCGCAGGCAGGCGCAGCGACCAGGTGGCCTCCGAGCTCGCGATGCACGACTACCAGACCAACAAGAGCACGGCCGTGGCCATCGCCTCGCTGCGTTCCGAGGTCGCCGACCTGGCCGCTCAGCTGGCCCGTGTCGAGGCGTTGATGAGGACACGGCTCTAA
- a CDS encoding transporter substrate-binding domain-containing protein: MKRALVMVLALAATLVAGCGTGEPESIVDDDEVLRIAVREDLPSVGFLRPDEEYEGFDVDVARYIAGKLGKDYHLVPVLAADREQVLLDGRADMVVATYTISQDRKAKVLFAGPYHISYQDILTRPEETITNVRDLKGRRICEVQGSNAAQRVVQERSVAAELVPFADYAQCLAALKGKKVDAVTTNDVILAGLAKQDGSGLRLSNAQFNEQRTGVGLRRGDVPGCEAVNRAITDMYQDGTAAKLLHKWFDGSGLDLSTIAVPQFEGCS, translated from the coding sequence GTGAAACGGGCGCTGGTGATGGTGCTGGCCCTGGCCGCGACGCTGGTCGCGGGCTGCGGGACCGGGGAGCCGGAGTCGATCGTCGATGACGACGAGGTCCTGCGCATCGCGGTGCGCGAGGATCTGCCCTCGGTCGGGTTCCTGCGGCCCGACGAGGAGTACGAAGGCTTCGACGTGGACGTGGCCCGGTACATAGCGGGCAAGCTCGGCAAGGACTACCACCTCGTCCCCGTGCTGGCGGCGGACCGGGAGCAGGTGCTGCTCGACGGGCGGGCCGACATGGTGGTGGCGACGTACACGATCAGCCAGGACCGCAAGGCCAAGGTGCTGTTCGCGGGGCCGTACCACATCTCCTACCAGGACATCCTGACGCGGCCGGAAGAGACGATCACGAACGTGCGCGATCTCAAGGGCCGCAGGATCTGCGAGGTCCAGGGCTCGAACGCGGCCCAGCGGGTCGTCCAGGAGCGGAGTGTGGCGGCGGAGCTCGTGCCGTTCGCCGACTACGCGCAGTGCCTGGCGGCGCTGAAGGGCAAGAAGGTGGACGCGGTCACCACCAACGACGTCATCCTGGCGGGCCTGGCCAAGCAGGACGGGTCGGGGCTGCGGCTGAGCAACGCGCAGTTCAACGAGCAACGCACCGGGGTGGGCCTGCGCAGAGGGGATGTGCCGGGCTGCGAGGCGGTCAACCGGGCGATCACCGACATGTATCAGGACGGGACGGCGGCGAAGCTGCTGCACAAGTGGTTCGACGGGTCGGGGCTGGACCTGAGCACGATCGCGGTACCGCAGTTCGAGGGCTGCTCCTGA
- a CDS encoding M48 family metallopeptidase — MTTAFRAVLAFALLAGFYVLVGLILAAAIFFDVMLLVDFHANTVKIAIVLTLAAGALVRALFMVSRRQGGEQPGVPVGREHEPVLWQTVEDLAQRVRTAPPDEIRLVPEVNAAVSEDTRWLGLRATRRRMFVGLPLLQTLTVDEMRAVLGHELGHYSGAHTRLGAPVYRGRVSLIATVQGLGNHPFIQRLFSWYAKLYLRASQAVSRKQELEADQFAVAIGGRQAMAGALRKIHATALGWDLYVNHYLSLTGSGGARPASVFGGFHAMMSDPARQAEITKLGEEPEEVSPYDSHPSLVERLAAIEHLQEPQHVPDPRSALTLLRDANVAVQAVERSMWTPEALTGLRPVPWDELVAHGMYAGRNAEALHDLAVAGQRVMGAARPYLDAAFEAIARGRQAELEERLRELGWNPSDTLLAGVLGQALEAVLIQLGEAKWTLSWSGPARLLFDDGEEVALSEYAAQVAANPAAVAGLRRWLGDHGMRHDYVPVPELAAH; from the coding sequence ATGACCACAGCGTTTCGAGCGGTGCTGGCCTTCGCCCTGCTCGCCGGCTTCTACGTCCTTGTCGGCCTCATCCTGGCCGCCGCCATCTTCTTCGACGTCATGCTGCTCGTCGACTTCCACGCGAACACCGTCAAGATCGCGATCGTGCTCACCCTGGCGGCGGGCGCGCTCGTCCGTGCCCTCTTCATGGTGAGCCGCCGCCAGGGTGGCGAGCAGCCGGGCGTGCCGGTGGGGCGCGAGCACGAGCCCGTGTTATGGCAGACGGTCGAGGACCTGGCCCAGCGGGTACGCACCGCGCCGCCGGACGAGATCCGGCTGGTCCCCGAGGTCAACGCGGCCGTGTCGGAGGACACGCGCTGGCTCGGGCTGCGGGCGACGAGGCGGCGGATGTTCGTCGGCCTGCCCCTGCTGCAGACGCTGACGGTGGATGAGATGCGGGCGGTGCTCGGGCACGAGCTCGGCCACTACAGCGGCGCCCACACCCGCCTGGGCGCGCCGGTCTACCGGGGCCGGGTCTCGCTCATCGCCACGGTCCAGGGGCTGGGCAACCACCCGTTCATCCAGCGGCTGTTCTCCTGGTACGCCAAGCTCTACCTACGCGCATCGCAGGCCGTCTCACGCAAGCAGGAGCTGGAGGCCGACCAGTTCGCGGTCGCGATCGGCGGCCGGCAGGCCATGGCGGGCGCCCTGCGCAAGATCCACGCCACCGCGCTGGGCTGGGACCTGTACGTCAACCACTACCTGTCGCTGACGGGCTCGGGCGGGGCCCGTCCCGCCTCGGTGTTCGGCGGTTTCCACGCGATGATGAGCGATCCCGCCCGCCAGGCCGAGATCACCAAGCTGGGCGAGGAGCCGGAGGAGGTCTCGCCGTACGACTCCCACCCGAGCCTCGTCGAGCGGCTGGCCGCCATCGAGCACCTACAGGAGCCGCAGCACGTGCCCGACCCGCGCTCCGCCCTGACCCTGCTGCGTGATGCGAACGTGGCGGTGCAGGCGGTCGAGCGGTCCATGTGGACGCCGGAGGCGCTGACCGGACTGCGGCCGGTGCCGTGGGACGAGCTGGTGGCGCACGGCATGTACGCGGGCCGCAACGCCGAGGCCCTGCACGACCTGGCGGTGGCCGGTCAGCGGGTGATGGGGGCGGCGCGACCGTACCTGGACGCGGCCTTCGAGGCGATCGCGCGCGGACGGCAGGCCGAGCTGGAGGAGCGGCTGCGCGAGCTGGGCTGGAACCCGTCGGACACCCTGCTCGCCGGAGTGCTGGGCCAGGCGCTCGAGGCGGTGCTGATCCAGCTCGGCGAGGCCAAGTGGACGTTGTCGTGGTCGGGGCCCGCGCGGCTGCTGTTCGACGACGGGGAGGAGGTGGCGCTGTCGGAGTACGCGGCCCAGGTGGCGGCCAACCCGGCGGCGGTGGCGGGGCTGCGCCGGTGGCTCGGTGATCACGGCATGCGCCACGACTACGTGCCCGTCCCGGAGCTTGCCGCGCATTGA
- the rpoD gene encoding RNA polymerase sigma factor RpoD codes for MADLVAKGRERGSVTVDDVAAALDRSELPSDALERVVRMLAENGVEVLEPQGDEESTRADEEDLGKRAPTSDLVRIYLREIGRVPLLTAEEEVELAKSIEAGLFAEDKLANGVSRLAFPEFRELVWQGTRAKQRLIEANLRLVVSIAKRYVGRGMLFLDLIQEGNLGLIRAVEKFDYTKGYKFSTYATWWIRQAITRAIADQARTIRIPVHMVETINKLVRVQRQLHQDLGREPIPEEIAKEMDLPVDRVVEIQRIAQEPVSLQSPIGEEDSDLGDFIEDADAVVPMEAAAFIMLQDQLDDILATLSDREQRIIQLRFGLADGHPRTLEEVGREFGVTRERIRQIESKTLAKLRHPTRAQMLRDYLD; via the coding sequence GTGGCGGACCTCGTCGCGAAGGGAAGAGAGCGCGGGAGCGTAACCGTCGATGACGTCGCAGCCGCGCTTGACCGATCCGAGCTGCCGTCCGACGCGCTGGAACGCGTCGTGCGGATGCTCGCCGAGAACGGCGTGGAGGTCCTCGAGCCCCAGGGCGACGAGGAATCCACCCGCGCCGATGAGGAAGACCTAGGCAAACGGGCCCCGACCAGCGATCTCGTCCGTATCTACCTGCGGGAGATCGGCCGGGTGCCGCTGCTGACCGCCGAGGAGGAGGTGGAGCTCGCCAAGTCGATCGAAGCCGGCCTGTTCGCCGAGGACAAGCTGGCCAACGGGGTCTCGCGTCTGGCCTTCCCGGAGTTCAGGGAGCTCGTCTGGCAGGGCACCCGAGCCAAACAGCGGCTCATCGAGGCCAACCTCAGGCTCGTGGTGTCGATCGCCAAGCGCTACGTGGGCCGCGGCATGTTGTTCCTGGACCTGATCCAGGAGGGCAACCTCGGGCTCATCCGGGCGGTCGAGAAGTTCGACTACACCAAGGGTTACAAGTTCTCCACCTACGCGACCTGGTGGATCCGGCAGGCGATCACCCGGGCCATCGCCGACCAGGCACGGACCATCCGCATCCCGGTGCACATGGTGGAGACGATCAACAAGCTCGTCAGAGTGCAACGCCAGCTCCACCAGGACCTCGGCCGCGAGCCGATTCCCGAGGAGATCGCCAAGGAGATGGATCTCCCTGTCGATCGGGTGGTGGAGATCCAGCGCATCGCCCAGGAGCCCGTGTCGCTGCAGTCGCCGATCGGCGAGGAGGATTCCGACCTCGGTGACTTCATCGAGGACGCCGACGCTGTCGTGCCCATGGAGGCCGCGGCCTTCATCATGCTGCAGGACCAGCTCGACGACATCCTGGCCACGCTGTCGGACCGCGAGCAGCGCATCATCCAGCTGCGCTTCGGCCTGGCCGACGGGCATCCGCGCACGCTGGAGGAGGTGGGCAGGGAGTTCGGGGTCACGCGGGAGCGCATCCGCCAGATCGAGTCGAAGACCCTGGCCAAGCTCCGCCACCCGACGCGCGCCCAGATGCTGCGGGACTACCTGGACTGA
- a CDS encoding DUF6194 family protein, giving the protein MTEKDIIDFVTGLPGVVVFTAGPGTEAPEVAWGDTFVYYAPDGKVPERQQPFATIVTKDYPGFDTASDLNRPEVFRLNVAAGRAAFERLLGYPPAAHAERHAGFDYTVTDRVLPHPVYAVQGWISILNPGEQARSLLADAHTRAAARHR; this is encoded by the coding sequence ATGACCGAGAAGGACATCATCGATTTCGTCACCGGCCTGCCCGGCGTCGTCGTCTTCACCGCGGGTCCCGGCACCGAGGCCCCGGAAGTGGCGTGGGGAGACACGTTCGTCTACTACGCCCCGGACGGCAAGGTGCCCGAGCGGCAGCAGCCGTTCGCCACGATCGTCACCAAGGACTACCCCGGCTTCGACACCGCCTCCGACCTCAACAGGCCGGAGGTGTTCCGGCTCAACGTGGCCGCCGGGCGGGCCGCGTTCGAGCGCCTCCTCGGCTACCCTCCGGCCGCGCACGCCGAACGTCACGCCGGCTTCGACTACACGGTCACGGACCGGGTCCTGCCACACCCTGTGTACGCCGTCCAGGGGTGGATCTCCATCCTCAACCCCGGCGAGCAGGCGCGTTCCCTGCTGGCCGACGCCCACACCCGAGCCGCCGCCCGCCACCGCTGA
- a CDS encoding deoxyguanosinetriphosphate triphosphohydrolase, which translates to MSYYDQHDQERWVPEPPGNPERAAFERDRARVLHSAALRRLAAKTQVVGPGETLGGGQHIPRTRLTHSLECAQVGREMGATLGVDPDLVETACLAHDLGHPPFGHNGEVALNGLAAACGGFEGNAQSLRLLTRLEAKVLTEDGRSAGLNLTRAALDASIKYPWTCEKSAKFGVYDDDLPVFRWIRKGAPEGRVSFEAQIMDWADDVAYSVHDLEDALHSGHVTPEALQSPTERRHVCEITRTWYAPGADLNELEEVFAKLIADKLWPRRFEATLADLAGLKALTSGLIGRFCRSAQAATRGVYGSRHRADLVVPHATRLECALLKGVTAHYVMTTEDHHANQARQRELITELASLITLGAPGTLEPAFRPAYAEARDDAARVRVVIDQIASLTDTSAVAWHRRLSR; encoded by the coding sequence ATGTCGTACTACGACCAGCATGACCAGGAGCGTTGGGTTCCGGAACCTCCCGGCAATCCTGAACGAGCCGCGTTCGAACGCGACCGCGCCCGCGTCCTGCACAGCGCCGCACTCCGCAGGCTGGCCGCGAAGACGCAGGTCGTGGGCCCTGGCGAGACGCTCGGCGGCGGCCAGCACATCCCGCGCACCCGGCTCACGCACTCCCTCGAGTGCGCCCAGGTCGGCAGGGAGATGGGGGCCACCCTCGGCGTCGACCCCGACCTGGTGGAAACCGCCTGCCTGGCGCACGACCTCGGCCATCCGCCGTTCGGCCACAATGGCGAGGTCGCGCTCAACGGCCTGGCCGCCGCGTGCGGCGGGTTCGAGGGCAATGCCCAGAGCCTGCGCCTGCTCACCAGGCTGGAGGCCAAGGTCCTCACCGAGGACGGCCGCAGCGCCGGGCTCAACCTGACGCGGGCGGCGCTCGACGCTTCCATCAAATACCCCTGGACATGCGAAAAGTCGGCCAAATTCGGTGTTTATGACGACGACCTGCCCGTGTTCCGGTGGATCAGGAAGGGCGCCCCGGAGGGACGGGTGAGCTTCGAGGCGCAGATCATGGACTGGGCCGACGACGTCGCCTACTCCGTCCACGACCTCGAGGACGCCCTGCACTCCGGCCACGTCACCCCCGAAGCGCTCCAGTCGCCCACCGAGCGCCGGCACGTCTGCGAGATCACCCGCACCTGGTACGCCCCCGGCGCCGACCTCAACGAGCTCGAGGAGGTCTTCGCCAAGCTGATCGCCGACAAACTCTGGCCGCGGCGCTTCGAGGCCACCCTCGCCGACCTGGCCGGGCTCAAGGCCCTCACCAGTGGCCTCATCGGCCGCTTCTGCCGCTCCGCCCAGGCCGCCACCAGAGGGGTGTACGGCTCCCGCCACCGCGCCGACCTCGTCGTCCCGCACGCCACCCGGCTGGAGTGCGCGCTGCTCAAAGGCGTCACCGCCCACTACGTGATGACCACCGAGGACCACCACGCCAACCAGGCCAGGCAGCGCGAGCTCATCACCGAGCTGGCGTCCCTGATCACCCTCGGCGCGCCGGGCACGCTGGAGCCCGCCTTCCGCCCCGCGTACGCCGAGGCTCGCGACGACGCTGCCCGCGTCCGCGTGGTCATCGACCAGATCGCCTCACTGACCGACACCTCGGCCGTCGCCTGGCACCGCCGGCTCTCGCGCTGA
- the dnaG gene encoding DNA primase, whose translation MAGRIRDVDIALVRERSPIADVIGEHIQLRNAGGGNLKGLCPFHDEKSPSFNVTPERGMYFCFGCSEGGDVITFVEKIEHLTFGEAVERLAQRAGIQLQYEQGGYVPRRDHGERARLIEAHKAAAEFYSGKLFGPDAAPGRRFLSERGFERADAETFGVGYAPNEWEALTRHLLARGFTTEELVKGGLAKEGRRGPIDRFRGRLIWPIRDATGDVIGFGARKLLDSDEGPKYLNTPDSPLYKKSQVLYGIDLAKREISKRSQAVIVEGYTDVMACHLAGVPTAVATCGTSFGAEHIKILRRFLLDQAEFRGEVIFTFDGDEAGQKAALRAFADEQKFVTQTYVAVQPDGLDPCDLRVKQGDAAVRDLVASREPLFQFAIRSTISRYDLRSNEGKIAALDAAAPIVAGIKDVGLRKRYAIDLDRWLGFMDERFVMQRIAAVAGALQGRPQRAQRAAPVDPSIRVEGELLRLAVQRPALLGPRFDALDPQAFTAPDHVALHKVIAAAGGVVAAGYGGREWVDLLLEHAHEEGARALVTRFAVEPIQADAHAEERYAGAMLAAIEAIAVDRAIAQVKSRIQRLNPVEEQQEYNKLFGELVALEQQRRVLRDRAAGSP comes from the coding sequence GTGGCTGGCCGGATCCGTGATGTCGACATCGCGCTCGTACGCGAGCGTTCACCCATCGCCGACGTGATCGGCGAGCACATCCAGTTGCGCAACGCCGGAGGCGGCAACCTCAAGGGCCTGTGCCCCTTCCACGACGAGAAGTCCCCGTCCTTCAACGTCACCCCCGAGCGCGGAATGTACTTTTGCTTCGGTTGCTCCGAAGGTGGTGATGTGATCACCTTCGTCGAGAAGATCGAGCATCTGACCTTTGGCGAGGCGGTCGAGCGGCTGGCGCAGCGGGCCGGGATCCAGCTGCAATACGAGCAGGGCGGCTACGTTCCCCGGCGGGATCACGGCGAGCGGGCCAGGCTGATCGAGGCGCACAAGGCGGCGGCCGAGTTCTACTCCGGCAAGTTGTTCGGGCCCGACGCGGCGCCCGGGCGGCGGTTCCTGTCGGAGCGGGGGTTCGAGCGGGCGGACGCGGAGACGTTCGGGGTCGGATATGCGCCCAACGAGTGGGAGGCGCTGACGCGGCACCTGCTGGCGCGCGGATTCACCACCGAGGAGCTCGTCAAGGGCGGGCTGGCCAAGGAGGGGCGGCGGGGGCCGATCGACCGGTTCCGCGGGCGGCTGATCTGGCCGATCAGGGACGCCACGGGCGATGTGATCGGTTTCGGCGCGCGCAAGTTGCTTGATTCCGATGAAGGGCCGAAATATCTGAATACGCCTGACTCGCCGCTTTACAAGAAGAGCCAGGTGCTTTATGGGATTGACCTGGCGAAACGGGAGATCTCCAAGCGGTCCCAGGCGGTGATCGTCGAGGGCTACACCGACGTGATGGCCTGTCATCTCGCCGGGGTGCCGACGGCGGTGGCCACGTGCGGCACGTCGTTCGGCGCGGAGCACATCAAGATCCTGCGCCGGTTCCTGCTGGACCAGGCCGAGTTCCGCGGCGAAGTGATCTTCACGTTCGACGGTGACGAGGCGGGGCAGAAGGCGGCGCTGCGGGCGTTCGCCGACGAGCAGAAGTTCGTCACACAGACCTACGTCGCGGTGCAGCCCGACGGGCTCGACCCGTGCGACCTGCGGGTCAAGCAGGGGGACGCGGCCGTGCGGGATCTGGTCGCCAGCCGGGAGCCGCTGTTCCAGTTCGCGATCAGGAGCACGATCTCCCGCTACGACCTGCGCAGCAACGAAGGCAAGATCGCCGCGCTGGACGCGGCCGCGCCGATCGTGGCCGGGATCAAGGACGTCGGGCTGCGCAAGCGCTACGCCATCGACCTGGACCGGTGGCTCGGCTTCATGGACGAGCGGTTCGTCATGCAGCGCATCGCCGCGGTCGCCGGGGCGCTGCAGGGCCGCCCGCAACGCGCGCAAAGGGCGGCGCCCGTCGATCCGAGCATCCGGGTGGAGGGCGAGCTGCTCAGGCTGGCCGTGCAGCGGCCCGCGCTGCTCGGGCCGCGGTTCGACGCCCTGGACCCGCAGGCGTTCACGGCGCCCGACCATGTCGCCCTGCACAAGGTCATCGCGGCCGCCGGTGGTGTTGTCGCGGCCGGATACGGTGGCCGGGAGTGGGTGGATCTGTTGCTGGAGCACGCCCATGAGGAGGGGGCTCGGGCGTTGGTGACCCGGTTCGCGGTGGAGCCGATCCAGGCGGACGCGCACGCGGAGGAGCGCTATGCGGGTGCGATGCTGGCCGCCATCGAGGCCATCGCGGTCGATCGGGCCATTGCCCAGGTGAAGTCGCGGATCCAGCGGCTCAATCCGGTGGAGGAGCAGCAGGAGTACAACAAGTTGTTCGGTGAGCTGGTGGCGCTGGAGCAGCAACGCCGGGTCCTGCGCGATCGCGCCGCAGGCAGCCCGTGA
- a CDS encoding PASTA domain-containing protein: MIDQSPPGGTSEICGSRVTVTLQAPQVRVPDVVGEPADLAKDRIREVGLEPVVAEGAFAEPAVVASQDPAAGTPVAPDTAVTLRLRAPPTSPPDERIKVPDLSGLSADAARRRLDDRGLTLVVGNGDSGRVSAQDPAAGSLVERGGSVTVTLTPGTRPVGTGGPEASPAESGESGEGEESPGIDTEDSVETGASSGPSSLVLLIVIAVLAVLGWLLRRARRGAGGAGDSPGGSGDEPQPSPPSVVCVPYADPSPQVEFRDVAPSFRLDLVCHHDQGRQEIREIVR; the protein is encoded by the coding sequence GTGATCGACCAGTCGCCGCCCGGCGGGACGAGCGAAATCTGCGGCTCCCGTGTGACCGTCACCCTCCAAGCGCCGCAGGTGCGGGTCCCGGACGTCGTCGGTGAGCCGGCGGACCTGGCGAAGGACCGGATACGGGAGGTGGGGCTCGAACCGGTGGTCGCCGAAGGCGCCTTCGCCGAGCCGGCCGTGGTGGCCTCGCAGGACCCCGCCGCGGGCACCCCGGTGGCGCCTGACACCGCCGTCACCCTGCGCCTGCGCGCGCCGCCGACGTCGCCACCCGACGAGCGCATCAAAGTCCCCGACCTGAGCGGGCTCAGCGCGGACGCGGCACGGCGGCGGCTGGATGACCGGGGGCTCACGCTCGTCGTCGGCAACGGGGATTCGGGCAGGGTGAGCGCCCAGGACCCTGCTGCAGGGAGCCTCGTCGAACGAGGCGGCTCTGTCACCGTCACGCTGACCCCGGGTACCAGGCCGGTCGGCACCGGCGGCCCTGAGGCCTCTCCGGCCGAGTCTGGCGAGTCCGGCGAGGGTGAGGAGTCACCGGGGATCGACACCGAGGACAGCGTCGAGACGGGGGCGTCGAGCGGGCCGTCGTCCCTCGTGCTGCTGATCGTGATCGCGGTACTGGCCGTGCTCGGCTGGTTGCTGCGGCGCGCTCGCCGTGGCGCGGGCGGAGCCGGTGACAGCCCAGGCGGCTCCGGTGACGAGCCACAGCCGTCGCCGCCTTCCGTCGTCTGTGTGCCGTACGCGGACCCCTCGCCGCAGGTGGAGTTCCGTGACGTCGCGCCCTCGTTCAGGCTCGACCTCGTCTGCCATCACGACCAGGGCCGCCAAGAGATCAGGGAGATCGTACGGTGA
- a CDS encoding M23 family metallopeptidase gives METVTRVEIMRSGHLGRWAAMAGALLLTGACTQATGLAGVSAQSPSTAPATGTPAVTATIPTPSPSAEHQAAEQPPEGEDPVKVPPPKLSKYTYTFPVKGCKTTYQRKLLVLPKTTIWAGEGCAFVAPIGGVVDEVNTQNKWRPSTDVGADREGRFVTIIGDDGVRYLGGHLDTVADGVKPGVRVKAGQLLGRVGRSGNARDTGPNLYFAISWKTGPSLWWVRRGMVEPWDYLDAWQSGNRTLSPREETLALRGRLGETPRCTVQCSSKKVANDGRPEPQTGDEEGPAAVTIAPSPTP, from the coding sequence GTGGAAACGGTGACGCGGGTGGAGATCATGCGATCGGGGCATCTCGGACGATGGGCGGCCATGGCAGGCGCGCTGCTGCTGACCGGCGCCTGCACCCAGGCCACCGGCCTGGCGGGCGTGAGCGCCCAGTCGCCCTCCACCGCCCCGGCGACGGGCACTCCTGCGGTCACGGCCACGATCCCGACGCCCAGCCCGTCGGCCGAGCACCAGGCCGCCGAACAGCCGCCGGAGGGCGAGGACCCGGTCAAGGTGCCGCCGCCGAAGTTGTCGAAATACACCTACACGTTCCCGGTCAAGGGCTGCAAGACGACCTACCAGCGCAAGCTGCTCGTGCTGCCCAAGACGACCATCTGGGCCGGCGAGGGATGCGCGTTCGTGGCGCCGATCGGCGGCGTGGTGGACGAGGTGAACACGCAGAACAAGTGGCGGCCGTCCACGGACGTGGGCGCCGACCGCGAGGGCAGGTTCGTCACGATCATCGGTGACGACGGCGTCCGCTACCTGGGCGGCCACCTGGACACGGTGGCCGACGGCGTCAAGCCGGGCGTGCGGGTGAAGGCCGGACAGCTGCTCGGGCGGGTGGGCCGGTCGGGCAACGCCCGTGACACCGGCCCCAACCTCTATTTCGCGATCTCGTGGAAGACCGGTCCGTCCTTGTGGTGGGTACGCAGGGGCATGGTCGAGCCGTGGGACTATCTGGACGCCTGGCAGTCGGGCAACCGCACGCTCTCGCCCCGCGAGGAGACGCTGGCGCTGCGCGGCAGGCTGGGGGAGACCCCGCGCTGCACCGTGCAGTGCTCATCGAAGAAGGTCGCGAACGACGGCCGGCCGGAGCCGCAGACCGGCGACGAAGAAGGCCCGGCCGCGGTCACGATTGCCCCGTCGCCAACTCCTTAG